One window from the genome of Hydractinia symbiolongicarpus strain clone_291-10 chromosome 1, HSymV2.1, whole genome shotgun sequence encodes:
- the LOC130635931 gene encoding RNA-binding protein 8A-A-like: MAEVLEVDIDEKDEFMYVDDDDEVKRLKKNKKRKGRGFKDSNDIRTVEPFDAIEDEAGANIQGPQKSVEGWILFVTNVHEEAQEDDLHNVFGDYGNIRNMHLNLDRRTGFLKGYALVEYDTFKEAQNALDATNGEELLGQKIAVDWAFVKGPAKGKKKKGGRR, encoded by the exons ATGGCAGAGGTTTTAGAAGTTGATATCGATGAAAAGGACGAATTCATGTATGTTGATGATGATG ATGAGgttaaaaggttaaaaaagaataagaagAGAAAAGGAAGAGGATTTAAAG ataGCAACGACATTCGAACCGTTGAACCTTTTGACGCAATAGAAGATGAAGCTGGTGCTAACATTCAAGGACCACAAAAAT CTGTGGAGGGGTGGATTTTGTTTGTGACGAACGTCCACGAAGAAGCGCAGGAAGATGATCTCCATAACGTGTTCGGTGATTATGGCAACATCCGGAATATGCATTTGAATTTGGACAGACGTACTGGTTTTCTAAAG GGTTACGCACTTGTTGAATACGACACATTCAAAGAAGCTCAAAACGCACTAGACGCTACAAACGGTGAAGAATTACTCGGACAGAAGATAGCAGTAGATTGGGCGTTCGTTAAAGGACCAGCAAAAGGAAAGAAGAAGAA agGCGGTCGAAGATAA